A DNA window from Thalassospiraceae bacterium LMO-JJ14 contains the following coding sequences:
- the gcvH gene encoding glycine cleavage system protein GcvH produces MTTKYTKEHEWIDIDGEIGTVGITDHAQEQLGELVYVEVPEVGATLDQGDEACVVESVKAASEVYAPCSGEIVEVNEDLADAPTTVNEHAEGDGWLFKIKLSDMTELDEFMDAAAYKEFLKELDE; encoded by the coding sequence ATGACGACGAAGTACACCAAAGAACATGAATGGATCGACATCGATGGCGAAATCGGCACCGTCGGCATTACCGACCATGCACAGGAGCAACTGGGCGAACTGGTCTATGTCGAAGTGCCTGAAGTCGGCGCAACCCTTGATCAGGGAGATGAAGCCTGTGTCGTCGAATCCGTCAAAGCGGCGAGCGAAGTCTATGCCCCCTGCTCCGGCGAGATCGTCGAGGTCAACGAAGACCTTGCCGACGCCCCGACCACCGTTAACGAGCACGCCGAGGGTGACGGCTGGCTGTTCAAAATCAAATTGTCCGACATGACCGAACTCGACGAATTCATGGACGCCGCCGCATACAAGGAATTCCTGAAGGAGCTTGATGAATGA
- the gcvP gene encoding aminomethyl-transferring glycine dehydrogenase gives MSRVSLDDLEQKDAFVRRHIGPSDSDLDEMLGVVGLKSLDELVDKAVPDGIRTEEAFDEPAMTEDEALAELARMANKNKIMKSMIGLGYHDTLTPSVILRNLIENPGWYTAYTPYQAEISQGRLEALLNFQQAIIDLTGMPLANASLLDEGTAAAEAMTLMKRSGKSKSDTIFVADSCLPQTIAVIETRAHPLGFTVKTGDPFNDLDPAEVFGVVLQYPTVDGDVHDYASLADKIHDAGALLSVACDPLALVMMKAPGEWGADIVVGSAQRFGVPLGFGGPHAAFMATREEYRRSVPGRIIGVSIDAQGRQALRMALQTREQHIRREKATSNICTAQVLLANVASMYCVYHGPDGLKRIAGRVHRLTSILAAGLRELGIEVENGNWFDTLTLKTPGAAEAIHERAVAAGFNLRRMDADRVGVSVNEATTRDDIAALLAIVSGSEDHGLDISKLDAESEDGLPESLLRESDILTHPVFNAHHSETAMMRYLRALEEKDLALNRAMIPLGSCTMKLNAASEMIPITWAGFGKIHPFQPLDQVSGYLEMIKDLEAKLCQITGFAAVSLQPNAGSQGEYSGLLTIRAYHHERGDDHRNICLIPSSAHGTNPASAVMANMKVVVVDCDDHGNVDVEDLQKKAEANADNLAALMVTYPSTHGVFETRIKDICDIVHTNGGQVYMDGANLQAMVGICRPGRFGPDVMHMNLHKTFCIPHGGGGPGVGPIAVGEHLAPFLPGNPVVPESGPENGIGAISAAPWGSASILPISWAYIAMMGGQGLKKATQAAILNANYVAARLKDHFKILYTGPGGLVAHECIIDTRPIQNAAHITVDDIAKRLMDYGFHSPTMSWPVMHTLMMEPTESEPREELDRFCEAMISIAAEAHRIEAGEWPADDNPLVHAPHTADVVMADDWNHAYTREIAAYPATGLRHDKYWPSVGRIDNAHGDRNLVCTCPAIEAYQEAAE, from the coding sequence ATGAGCCGAGTCAGCCTCGACGACCTCGAACAAAAGGACGCGTTTGTCCGCCGGCACATCGGACCGTCGGATAGCGATCTGGATGAAATGCTCGGCGTGGTGGGCCTGAAGAGCCTTGATGAGCTGGTCGACAAGGCCGTGCCGGACGGCATCCGTACAGAAGAAGCCTTCGACGAACCGGCGATGACCGAAGACGAGGCCCTGGCCGAGCTGGCGCGGATGGCGAATAAGAACAAGATCATGAAATCCATGATCGGTCTCGGTTATCACGATACGCTCACACCCAGCGTTATCCTTCGCAATCTGATCGAAAATCCAGGCTGGTATACCGCCTATACCCCGTATCAGGCAGAAATTTCACAAGGTCGGCTGGAAGCACTGTTGAACTTCCAGCAGGCGATCATCGACTTGACCGGCATGCCCCTCGCCAATGCTTCGCTGCTTGATGAAGGCACCGCCGCCGCCGAGGCGATGACGTTGATGAAACGTTCCGGCAAAAGCAAAAGCGACACGATCTTTGTCGCCGACAGTTGCCTGCCGCAAACCATCGCCGTCATCGAAACCCGGGCCCACCCGCTCGGCTTTACGGTCAAAACCGGCGATCCGTTCAACGACCTGGACCCGGCCGAGGTTTTCGGCGTGGTCCTGCAGTACCCGACCGTCGATGGCGATGTGCACGATTACGCAAGCCTGGCCGACAAGATCCATGACGCCGGCGCGCTGCTGAGCGTGGCCTGCGACCCGTTGGCGCTGGTCATGATGAAAGCGCCCGGCGAATGGGGCGCGGATATCGTCGTCGGCTCGGCGCAACGCTTCGGTGTACCGCTCGGGTTCGGGGGGCCGCACGCGGCGTTCATGGCGACGCGCGAGGAATACCGCCGTTCCGTACCGGGCCGCATTATCGGCGTTTCCATCGACGCGCAGGGTAGACAGGCGCTTCGTATGGCGCTGCAAACCCGCGAGCAGCATATCCGCCGCGAAAAGGCGACATCGAACATCTGCACCGCCCAGGTCCTGCTGGCCAATGTCGCCAGCATGTATTGCGTTTATCACGGTCCCGACGGGTTGAAGCGGATTGCCGGCCGCGTCCATCGTTTGACGTCTATTCTGGCCGCCGGTCTCAGAGAACTTGGAATCGAGGTCGAAAACGGCAATTGGTTCGATACCCTGACCCTGAAGACGCCGGGCGCCGCCGAAGCCATTCACGAGCGTGCCGTCGCAGCAGGTTTTAATTTACGCCGCATGGATGCGGACCGCGTCGGCGTTTCCGTGAACGAAGCGACGACCCGTGACGATATCGCCGCATTGCTGGCAATTGTTTCCGGCAGCGAGGACCATGGCCTGGATATATCCAAGCTGGATGCGGAATCGGAAGACGGCCTGCCAGAATCGCTGTTGCGCGAAAGCGACATCCTGACCCATCCCGTTTTCAATGCACATCATTCGGAAACCGCGATGATGCGCTATCTGCGCGCGCTGGAGGAAAAGGACCTCGCGCTGAACCGGGCGATGATCCCCCTTGGATCGTGCACCATGAAACTCAACGCCGCATCCGAGATGATTCCGATCACCTGGGCGGGCTTCGGCAAGATCCATCCCTTCCAGCCCTTGGATCAGGTTTCGGGTTATCTTGAGATGATTAAGGATCTGGAAGCCAAGCTATGCCAGATCACCGGGTTTGCCGCGGTATCGTTGCAGCCCAACGCCGGCTCGCAGGGTGAATACTCGGGGCTTCTGACGATACGCGCCTATCATCATGAACGCGGTGACGACCACCGCAACATTTGCCTGATCCCGTCGAGCGCACACGGCACCAATCCGGCCAGCGCCGTCATGGCGAATATGAAAGTCGTTGTCGTCGACTGCGACGATCACGGCAATGTCGATGTCGAGGACCTGCAGAAAAAAGCCGAAGCCAATGCCGACAATCTGGCCGCCCTCATGGTCACCTACCCGTCAACGCACGGTGTGTTTGAAACCAGAATCAAGGACATCTGCGACATCGTTCATACCAACGGCGGACAGGTTTACATGGACGGCGCCAACCTGCAGGCGATGGTCGGCATATGCCGTCCGGGACGTTTCGGCCCCGACGTGATGCATATGAACCTGCACAAGACATTCTGCATCCCGCATGGCGGCGGTGGACCGGGCGTCGGCCCGATTGCCGTCGGCGAACATCTGGCACCCTTCCTGCCGGGGAACCCGGTGGTCCCGGAGAGTGGTCCCGAAAACGGGATCGGTGCGATTTCGGCGGCGCCCTGGGGCTCGGCATCCATCCTGCCGATATCGTGGGCGTATATCGCCATGATGGGCGGTCAGGGTCTGAAGAAAGCGACACAGGCGGCCATCCTGAATGCGAACTATGTCGCGGCACGGCTCAAGGATCACTTCAAGATTCTCTATACCGGTCCGGGCGGGCTGGTCGCACACGAGTGTATCATCGATACCCGGCCGATTCAGAACGCCGCACACATTACCGTGGACGACATCGCCAAACGCCTGATGGATTACGGCTTTCACAGCCCGACCATGTCATGGCCCGTCATGCACACACTAATGATGGAACCCACGGAGTCAGAGCCGCGCGAGGAACTGGACCGGTTCTGCGAAGCCATGATTTCGATTGCCGCCGAAGCGCACCGGATCGAAGCCGGGGAATGGCCCGCGGACGACAACCCGCTGGTGCACGCCCCGCACACGGCAGACGTCGTCATGGCGGACGACTGGAACCACGCCTATACCCGTGAAATCGCCGCCTATCCCGCCACCGGACTGCGTCATGACAAGTACTGGCCAAGCGTCGGGCGTATCGATAACGCGCATGGCGACAGAAACCTGGTCTGCACCTGCCCGGCGATCGAGGCTTATCAGGAAGCTGCGGAATAA
- the gcvT gene encoding glycine cleavage system aminomethyltransferase GcvT, whose product MGQNTAQDLKTVPLADFHRRMGAKMVPFAGYEMPVQYSAGIIEEHRHTREKAGLFDVSHMGQAWLHGTEAAKALEKLVPGDVQALHRGHGRYSMITNDAGGIVDDLIVTSWGDKLFIVVNASRKHIDLPLIATAATGLAELEILEDRALIALQGPKASAVMSAIVPATAKMAFMSALEAEIDGVRCHITRSGYTGEDGYEISMPVGNAEAIAESLCDHDDVMPIGLGARDTLRLEAGLCLYGNDLDEETSPIEAGLAWTISKRRREAADFPGAGRIIGELTEGPKRKRVGILPEGRAPARDGTVIHAPGADVIGTVTSGGFGPSVGGPIAMGYVASDHASAATALELAVRKSMVPATVVKMPFQPHRYFKG is encoded by the coding sequence GTGGGACAGAACACCGCACAAGACCTGAAAACCGTACCACTGGCAGACTTTCACCGACGCATGGGCGCCAAGATGGTGCCGTTCGCAGGTTATGAAATGCCCGTCCAGTATTCAGCCGGAATCATCGAGGAACACAGACATACCCGCGAAAAAGCAGGGCTGTTCGATGTCTCGCACATGGGGCAGGCATGGCTGCATGGTACCGAGGCGGCAAAGGCACTGGAAAAGCTGGTGCCCGGCGACGTACAGGCGCTGCATCGCGGACATGGCCGCTATTCCATGATCACCAACGACGCCGGTGGCATTGTCGACGACCTGATCGTCACCAGTTGGGGAGACAAGCTGTTCATCGTCGTCAACGCATCGCGTAAACACATCGATCTTCCCCTGATTGCCACCGCGGCCACAGGGTTGGCCGAGCTGGAGATTCTCGAGGACCGCGCCCTGATCGCCCTCCAGGGGCCGAAAGCGTCCGCCGTGATGTCCGCCATAGTGCCGGCGACGGCAAAGATGGCCTTCATGAGTGCCTTGGAAGCGGAAATCGATGGTGTCCGCTGCCATATCACGCGGTCCGGTTATACCGGTGAAGACGGCTATGAAATCTCCATGCCTGTCGGGAATGCCGAAGCCATCGCCGAATCGCTTTGCGATCATGACGACGTCATGCCGATCGGGCTTGGCGCGCGAGACACCCTCCGGCTTGAAGCTGGGCTTTGTCTGTATGGCAACGATCTCGATGAAGAAACCTCGCCGATCGAGGCCGGTCTGGCCTGGACGATTTCTAAACGCCGCCGTGAAGCCGCTGATTTTCCCGGTGCCGGCCGGATCATCGGTGAACTGACGGAGGGGCCGAAACGCAAGCGCGTCGGCATTCTGCCCGAAGGCCGCGCCCCGGCCCGCGACGGAACCGTCATTCACGCACCCGGCGCCGATGTTATAGGCACGGTAACGTCAGGCGGGTTCGGTCCCAGCGTCGGCGGCCCGATCGCCATGGGGTATGTCGCCTCCGATCACGCCAGCGCCGCGACCGCACTTGAGCTTGCCGTGCGCAAAAGCATGGTGCCGGCCACGGTCGTTAAAATGCCGTTTCAACCACACCGTTATTTCAAGGGATAA